From a region of the Cucumis sativus cultivar 9930 chromosome 6, Cucumber_9930_V3, whole genome shotgun sequence genome:
- the LOC101207331 gene encoding callose synthase 12 — protein sequence MSSRHRPPPPPRPGPPDENEPYNIIPIHNLLADHPSLRFPEVRAATAALRAVGDLRKPPYVQWLPHLDILDWLALFFGFQKDNVRNQREHIVLHLANAQMRLTPPPDNIDTLDATVLRRFRKKLLKNYTNWCSYLGKKSNIWISDRRQADQRRELLYVSLYLLIWGESANLRFIPECICYIFHNMAMELNKILEDYIDENTGQPILPSISGENAYLNCVVKPIYETIKAEVESSKNGTAPHRVWRNYDDINEYFWSKRCFQKLKWPIDVGSNFFVTSSRSRHVGKTGFVEQRSFWNLFRSFDRLWVMLILFLQAAIIVAWDGRQPWFSLRERDVQIKLLSVFFTWSGLRFLNSLLDAAMQYSLVSRETLGLGVRMIMKSIVAAAWTILFVVFYVRIWSQRSQDRVWSAQANKDVGNFLIAAGVFIAPEVLALALFILPWIRNFMEETNWKVFYMLSWWFQSRTFVGRGLREGLVDNIKYSLFWILVLATKFSFSYFLQIKPMMAPTRALLNLGDVPYEWHQFFRGSNRFAVVLLWLPVVLIYLMDLQIWYSIYSSFVGAAVGLLDHLGEIRNMPQLRLRFQFFASAIQFNLMPEEQLLNARGTLRSKFKDAIHRLKLRYGLGHSYKKLESNQVEATKFAIIWNEIITIFREEDIISDREVELLELPQNSWSIKVIRWPCFLLCNELLLALSQAKELIDAPDKWLWHKICKNEYRRCAVIEAYESIKHLLLQILKHNSEEKSIMTVLFQEIDHSIAIEKFTKTFNMNALPDLHAKLIILAELLNKPKKDTNQVVNTLQALYEIATRDFFKEKRTGDQLINDGLALRNSTSTTGLLFENAVQFPDVTNESFYRQVRRLHTILTSRDSMHNIPINLEARRRLAFFSNSLFMNIPHAPQVEKMMAFSVLTPYYSEEVLYSKEQLRTENEDGISILYYLQTIYVDEWKNFLERMHREGMVIDREIWTTKLRDLRLWASFRGQTLTRTVRGMMYYYRALKMLAYLDSASEMDIREGSQELDSMRREGSIDGIASDRSTPSRSLSRMGSSVSLLFKGHEYGTALMKYTYVVACQIYGTQKAKKDPHAEEILYLMKTNEALRVAYVDEVSTGREEKEYYSVLVKYDHVLEKEVEIYRIKLPGPLKLGEGKPENQNHAIIFTRGDAVQTIDMNQDNYFEEALKMRNLLEEYRRNYGIRKPTILGVREHIFTGSVSSLAWFMSAQETSFVTLGQRVLANPLKIRMHYGHPDVFDRFWFLTRGGISKASRVINISEDIFAGFNCTLRGGNVTHHEYIQVGKGRDVGLNQVSMFEAKVASGNGEQVLSRDVYRLGHRLDFFRMLSFFYTTVGFFFNTMMVTLTVYAFLWGRLYLALSGIENTIASESNNGALATILNQQFIIQLGLFTALPMIVENSLEQGFLQSIWDFLTMQLQLSSIFYTFSMGTRAHYFGRTILHGGAKYRATGRGFVVQHKSFAENYRLYARSHFIKAIELGLILTVYASHSAVSTNTFVYIAMTFTSWFLVISWLMAPFVFNPSGFDWLKTVYDFDEFMNWIWYRGSIFAKAEQSWERWWYEEQDHLKTTGFWGKVLEVILDLRFFFFQYGVVYQLGISAGSTSIAVYLLSWICVFVALATYVVVAYARDRYAAKEHIYYRLVQFLIIILAIVVIVALLEFTAFKFRDIFTSLLAFLPTGWGLLLIAQVLRPFLHSTILWDIVIAVARFYDILFGVIVMIPVAVLSWLPGFQSMQTRILFNEAFSRGLRIFQIVTGKKSKVDQD from the coding sequence ATGAGTTCTCGCCACCGTCCTCCCCCGCCGCCGCGTCCTGGTCCGCCGGACGAGAACGAACCCTACAATATAATACCCATCCATAATCTCCTTGCTGACCACCCTTCCCTTCGTTTTCCGGAGGTGCGTGCTGCCACTGCTGCTCTGCGAGCAGTTGGTGACCTCAGGAAGCCACCGTATGTTCAATGGCTCCCTCACTTGGATATTCTCGATTGGCTTGCTCTCTTTTTTGGGTTTCAGAAGGACAACGTTCGGAATCAACGGGAGCATATTGTGCTTCATTTGGCTAATGCTCAGATGCGTTTAACCCCTCCCCCTGATAATATCGACACTCTCGATGCTACCGTTTTGCGGCGTTTCAGGAAGAAGCTGTTGAAGAATTACACTAATTGGTGTTCCTACTTGGGGAAGAAGTCTAACATTTGGATCTCGGACCGTCGTCAGGCGGATCAGCGCCGGGAATTGCTTTACGTTTCATTGTACCTGCTGATATGGGGTGAGTCCGCAAATTTACGCTTCATTCCTGAATGTATTTGTTATATCTTCCATAACATGGCTATGGAATTGAATAAGATTTTGGAGGATTATATCGATGAGAATACTGGACAGCCTATATTGCCCTCTATATCTGGCGAAAACGCTTACCTAAATTGTGTTGTGAAACCCATTTACGAGACCATAAAAGCTGAGGTTGAGAGTAGCAAAAATGGTACTGCCCCACATCGTGTTTGGAGGAACTATGACGATATTAACGAATACTTTTGGAGTAAGAGGTGTTTTCAGAAACTCAAATGGCCCATTGATGTGGGTAGTAACTTCTTTGTGACATCTAGCAGGAGTAGGCATGTAGGCAAGACTGGGTTTGTAGAGCAGAGATCTTTTTGGAACTTGTTTCGTAGTTTTGATCGTCTATGGGTTATGTTAATTCTATTTCTACAGGCTGCAATTATTGTTGCTTGGGACGGGAGGCAGCCATGGTTTTCCTTGAGGGAGCGAGATGTCCAAATTAAGCTTCTGTCTGTGTTTTTCACTTGGAGTGGCTTGAGATTTCTGAATTCATTGCTTGATGCAGCAATGCAGTATAGTTTGGTTTCAAGGGAAACTTTGGGACTTGGAGTGAGGATGATAATGAAGTCCATTGTTGCTGCAGCATGGACTATTTTGTTTGTAGTCTTTTATGTGAGGATTTGGTCGCAGAGGAGTCAAGACAGAGTTTGGTCTGCCCAGGCTAACAAGGATGTTGGCAATTTTCTTATTGCAGCCGGCGTTTTTATTGCTCCAGAGGTTTTAGCTTTGGCACTTTTTATCCTTCCATGGATCAGGAATTTTATGGAAGAGACCAACTGGAAGGTCTTTTATATGTTGTCCTGGTGGTTTCAGAGCAGGACTTTTGTTGGCCGTGGGTTGAGGGAAGGCCTAGTGGACAATATTAAGTACAGCTTGTTCTGGATTCTGGTGCTTGCTACAAAATTCTCCTTCAGTTATTTTCTTCAGATCAAGCCCATGATGGCTCCAACGAGAGCACTGTTGAATTTGGGGGATGTGCCCTATGAGTGGCATCAGTTCTTTAGGGGGAGTAACAGATTTGCTGTCGTATTACTTTGGCTTCCTGTTGTCTTGATCTACCTCATGGATTTGCAGATTTGGTATTCAATCTACTCCTCTTTCGTTGGGGCAGCTGTTGGGTTGTTAGACCACTTGGGTGAAATACGGAATATGCCACAGTTGAGGCTAAGGTTCCAGTTCTTTGCCAGTGCCATTCAATTTAATCTAATGCCTGAAGAGCAACTTCTGAATGCCAGGGGGACACTGAGAAGCAAGTTTAAAGATGCTATTCATCGGTTGAAGCTTAGATATGGTCTTGGCCACTCTTACAAGAAGCTTGAATCTAACCAGGTTGAGGCAACTAAGTTTGCAATAATATGGAATGAGATAATAACTATTTTCAGGGAAGAAGATATTATCTCTGATCGTGAGGTTGAGCTATTGGAGTTGCCCCAAAATTCTTGGAGTATTAAAGTTATTCGCTGGCCATGTTTCCTTCTCTGCAATGAGCTATTGCTTGCACTCAGTCAGGCCAAGGAATTGATAGATGCTCCTGACAAATGGCTCTGGCATAAGATATGCAAGAATGAGTATAGACGATGTGCAGTCATTGAAGCCTATGAATCCATCAAACATTTGCTACTTCAGATTCTTAAGCATAATAGTGAAGAGAAATCAATTATGACAGTTTTGTTCCAAGAGATTGATCACTCTATCGCGATTGAGAAGTTCACAAAAACATTCAATATGAATGCATTACCAGACCTCCATGCGAAGTTGATCATACTCGCTGAACTATTGAACAAACCTAAGAAAGACACTAACCAAGTTGTGAACACTCTACAGGCCCTTTATGAAATTGCCACTCGAGACTTCTTCAAGGAGAAGCGAACCGGTGATCAACTAATAAATGATGGATTGGCTCTCCGtaactcaacttcaacaactgggcttctttttgaaaatgctGTTCAGTTTCCTGATGTTACTAACGAGAGCTTTTACCGCCAGGTTCGTCGTTTGCATACTATTCTTACTTCTCGGGATTCTATGCATAACATACCAATAAATCTTGAGGCAAGGCGCCGACTTGCTTTTTTCAGCAACTCCTTATTCATGAACATTCCTCATGCTCCTCAAGTTGAGAAAATGATGGCTTTCAGTGTTTTGACCCCCTATTATAGCGAGGAAGTATTATACAGCAAAGAACAGCTTCGTACTGAAAATGAAGATGGAATTTCAATTCTCTATTATCTGCAGACAATTTATGTTGATGAATGGAAAAATTTCCTGGAACGTATGCACCGAGAAGGAATGGTGATAGACCGTGAAATTTGGACAACCAAGCTCAGAGATCTTAGGCTTTGGGCTTCATTCAGGGGTCAGACACTAACCCGAACTGTGAGAGGAATGATGTATTATTATCGAGCTCTCAAAATGCTGGCATATTTGGATTCTGCTTCTGAGATGGACATTAGGGAGGGATCACAAGAACTTGATTCTATGAGACGGGAAGGTAGTATTGACGGTATTGCATCAGATAGGTCAACTCCATCTAGGAGCTTAAGTAGAATGGGCAGTTCAGTTAGTTTGCTTTTTAAAGGCCATGAGTATGGGACTGCTTTGATGAAATATACTTATGTGGTTGCCTGCCAGATCTACGGGACCCAAAAGGCCAAAAAAGATCCTCATGCTGaggaaattttatatttgatgaaaACCAACGAGGCCTTAAGAGTTGCCTATGTTGATGAGGTATCGACTgggagagaagagaaagagtaCTATTCCGTTCTGGTAAAATATGATCATGTGCTAGAGAAGGAAGTGGAGATTTACAGGATAAAGTTGCCTGGTCCCTTGAAGCTTGGAGAGGGTAAGCCAGAGAACCAAAACCATGCTATTATCTTTACACGTGGTGATGCAGTACAAACAATTGATATGAACCAAGACAATTATTTTGAGGAGGCACTCAAAATGAGAAATCTCTTGGAAGAATATAGGCGTAATTATGGAATTAGGAAGCCCACAATTTTGGGAGTCAGAGAGCATATTTTTACTGGTTCTGTTTCATCACTTGCTTGGTTTATGTCAGCTCAGGAAACTAGTTTTGTCACTTTGGGCCAGCGGGTTCTAGCTAACCCATTAAAGATTCGTATGCATTATGGCCATCCTGATGTGTTCGACCGTTTTTGGTTCTTGACTAGAGGTGGAATTAGTAAAGCATCCAGAGTAATTAACATCAGTGAGGACATATTTGCTGGCTTTAATTGTACGCTGCGTGGAGGAAATGTTACACACCATGAATACATCCAAGTAGGCAAGGGGAGGGATGTTGGACTGAATCAGGTTTCCATGTTTGAAGCCAAGGTTGCTAGTGGAAATGGGGAGCAAGTTCTTAGTAGAGATGTATATAGATTGGGTCACAGGCTTGACTTTTTCCGTATGCTATCATTCTTCTACACTACCGTCGGATTCTTTTTCAACACTATGATGGTAACATTAACTGTATATGCATTCCTATGGGGGCGACTTTATCTTGCTCTGAGTGGCATTGAAAATACTATTGCAAGCGAATCTAATAATGGGGCACTTGCTACAATCTTGAACCAGCAGTTCATAATCCAACTCGGTCTTTTCACTGCGCTGCCAATGATAGTAGAGAATTCGCTTGAACAAGGCTTCCTTCAATCAATCTGGGATTTTTTGACCATGCAACTCCAGCTTTCATCTATATTCTACACATTTTCAATGGGAACTCGTGCTCATTATTTTGGAAGAACAATTCTTCATGGTGGTGCGAAATATCGAGCTACAGGCCGTGGTTTTGTTGTGCAGCACAAGAGTTTTGCAGAAAACTATAGGCTTTATGCTCGTAGCCATTTCATTAAAGCAATTGAGCTTGGTTTGATCCTGACTGTTTATGCATCACATAGTGCAGTATCTACAAACACATTTGTTTATATTGCCATGACCTTCACGAGTTGGTTCCTCGTAATTTCATGGTTGATGGCCCCATTTGTTTTCAATCCTTCGGGTTTTGATTGGTTGAAGACTGTATATGACTTTGATGAGTTCATGAACTGGATATGGTATCGTGGCAGCATATTTGCAAAAGCTGAACAGAGTTGGGAAAGATGGTGGTATGAAGAGCAGGATCATCTCAAGACAACTGGGTTTTGGGGAAAAGTGCTGGAGGTGATCTTAGACCTcagattcttctttttccagTACGGTGTTGTATATCAGCTTGGAATTTCTGCTGGCAGTACGAGTATTGCTGTTTACCTTTTGTCTTGGATATGTGTGTTCGTGGCCTTGGCAACTTATGTTGTTGTAGCATATGCTCGTGACAGATATGCGGCAAAAGAGCACATCTACTATCGGCTTGTCCAATTCCTCATTATTATACTTGCAATAGTCGTTATAGTTGCGTTGCTTGAATTCACGGCATTCAAATTCAGAGATATCTTCACTAGTTTGTTGGCATTTCTTCCAACGGGATGGGGATTACTGCTGATTGCTCAAGTACTCCGCCCTTTCCTCCATTCGACCATACTTTGGGACATTGTTATTGCTGTGGCACGATTTTATGATATATTGTTCGGAGTGATTGTCATGATTCCCGTTGCAGTGCTATCTTGGTTACCTGGGTTCCAGTCAATGCAGACGAGGATCTTATTCAACGAAGCTTTCAGTAGAGGGCTTCGAATATTCCAGATTGTTACTGGAAAGAAATCCAAGGTTGATCAAGATTGA
- the LOC101204700 gene encoding mitochondrial acidic protein mam33, whose product MARATQIFRKARKAFHDLNLLKILQSEITHELSSTPCQNYENNSTSSDFTVEHDSLKSQDVVLRRKLDSGEEVVISALLGPLRLGYEGAFPRDILMKICVSKPGVSSLLQFDCGVSENGHGGSPFELYNAYYLPSSDCLGPSVYRGPSFSSLDPRLQDALKEFLISRGVEERLTNFLLIHLHKKEQGQYLNWLQDVESSIAKGQSNEL is encoded by the exons ATGGCGAGGGCTACTCAAATTTTTCGCAAAGCTCGGAAAGCCTTCCATGATCTCAACCTTCTCAAGATCTTGCAATCCGAGATAACCCACGAGCTTTCTTCAACCCCATGTCAG AACTATGAGAACAATAGTACTTCCAGTGATTTCACTGTGGAACATGACTCGCTCAAGTCACAAGACGTGGTGTTGCGGCGAAAATTGGATTCCGGTGAGGAGGTTGTGATTTCTGCTCTATTGGGTCCTCTCAGATTGGGATATGAAGGGGCTTTTCCGAGGGACATTTTGATGAAGATTTGTGTGAGTAAGCCTGGAGTTAGCTCTCTTTTGCAGTTTGATTGTGGGGTTTCAGAGAACGGTCATGGCGGGTCTCCTTTCGAACTCTACAATGCCTATTATCTTCCATCTTCTGATTGTTTGGGACCTTCTGTTTATAGAGGCCCTTCGTTCAG CTCGTTAGATCCTCGGTTACAAGACGCGCTCAAGGAATTCCTAATCAGTAGAGGTGTTGAAGAAAGGCTGACCAACTTCCTTCTCATTCACCTGCATAAAAAAGAGCAAGGTCAGTATCTGAATTGGTTACAAGATGTCGAATCTTCAATCGCAAAAGGACAATCTAATGAACTTTAA
- the LOC101204942 gene encoding riboflavin synthase-like, whose protein sequence is MSTFSYLSTATSLSNIPRMLPPMGNLHLPSSQFFPNFNFNTKTSLFTLFTSTHKPQLRYKSRPRASVQCLFTGIVEEIGHVKNLGIDENGGFDLEINARTVLEGVNLGDSIAVNGTCLTVTAFDHQLSEFKVGLAPETLRKTSLVELSPGSPVNLERAVQPISRMGGHFVQGHVDGTGEIISMDPEGDSLWIKVKTSEALLNYIVPKGFIAVDGASLTVVDVFDDEKAFNFMLVAYTQTNVVIPLKKVGHLVNLEVDILGKYVQRLLSNGAVKPIESP, encoded by the coding sequence ATGTCTACTTTTTCTTACCTCTCTACTGCTACATCACTCTCCAATATCCCCAGAATGCTTCCTCCAATGGGGAATCTTCATCTCCCATCCTCCCAATTTTTCCCtaacttcaatttcaatacCAAGACGTCTCTTTTCACTCTATTCACATCCACCCACAAGCCCCAACTGCGTTACAAATCTCGCCCAAGGGCCTCCGTTCAATGTCTTTTCACAGGCattgttgaagaaattggCCATGTTAAAAACTTGGGTATTGATGAAAATGGGGGATTCGATTTAGAAATTAATGCAAGAACTGTTCTTGAAGGTGTTAACCTTGGAGATAGCATTGCTGTCAATGGAACTTGTCTTACTGTCACTGCTTTTGACCACCAACTATCTGAATTCAAGGTGGGGTTGGCGCCTGAGACGCTCAGGAAGACTTCATTGGTGGAACTCTCGCCTGGTTCACCTGTGAACTTGGAGAGGGCGGTTCAACCAATCAGCCGAATGGGTGGCCATTTTGTGCAGGGGCATGTGGATGGGACTGGGGAGATAATATCAATGGATCCTGAAGGGGATTCCTTGTGGATTAAGGTGAAGACATCAGAGGCTTTGCTGAATTACATTGTACCGAAGGGATTTATTGCTGTGGATGGGGCTAGCTTGACTGTGGTAGATGTTTTTGATGATGAGAAGGCTTTTAACTTCATGTTGGTTGCTTATACTCAGACAAATGTGGTCATTCCATTGAAGAAAGTTGGACATTTGGTGAATTTGGAGGTAGATATTCTTGGCAAGTATGTGCAAAGACTCCTCAGTAATGGTGCAGTCAAACCCATTGAGTCTCCATGA